ATGCTTTTAAGCGTGTTAAATGGTAAAACAATTTTTTCTCCATATTGTTCAAATTCAGTTTCAGGATACTCAAAACTATCTAGTAAGTTTATTTCAAAATTATCTTCATTTGTTTTAATTTTTAGTACTGAATTTTCAGTTTCTAATTTAACTATTCCATCAATTTTTTTGACAATATTTTTAAATAATGTTAAAGGAACTAATGCTGTACCTGATTCAATTATTTCACAACCATCTTTATTGAAAGTTTCAATATCTGCACCTGTTGTTAAAACTGTATGTTTTACTGCGATTTGAGTATTTGACACAATAAATGTCACAGCTGAATCGGTTGCTTCAATTAAAACGCCTTTTAAGGCAGGCAAATATGGATTAGAATCTAATGCTTTTGATACACGATCTATTGCTTTATCTAATTGTTGAATAGAAATGTTGAATTTCATAATAACTCCTTAATTTATAAAATTTTCTTTAAATTATCTTTAATTTTACTAATTGCTAAACTCAAAGTTGAATCACTTTTTATGTGTTTATCAATATAATTTACACTCGCAATTACTGAACTATGGGTTTGTCCACTAAACATTTTTCCAATATCACTAAAAGGAATATCAAAAAGATCTTTTATTAATCACATACTTACTCTTCTTGCCTTAACTATGTTTTGACTTCTATTTTTATCAATTACCTTTTTTCTTTCTATTCCATAATATTTACATACTGTATCAACTATTTTTTCAGGTGTAACTGATTCACTTACTGTACCAACATCTTTAAAAATTGATTTTATATATTCACTGTCATATCTGAAATTCTTATCATTAATATAAAAAATTTTAATTTTATTAACGGCTCCTTGAATATTTCTTATGCTGTTTGAGAAATTTCTTGCTAAAAATTTATATGTTTTATCATCAAATTTATTTGAATCAATTAATTCTTTATCAATTTTAAATTTGAAAATATTAATAATATCTTCTACACTTGGATTATTAATTTTAAATGTTATTCCACCTGAGAATCTTGTAATAAATCTTTCTTCAAAACCACCTAATTCTTTTGGTGTTTTATCTGCACTTATAATAATTTGTTTATTTTCACTAATATGATTATTTATAATTGCAAACAAGACATTTAAAGTGTTCTCTTTACCACCAAATTCCTGAACATCATCAAACATTAAACAGTCATATTTTAAACAGTCATCAATAATTTTGTTAATACCTTCTTGATTTTTATTTTTTAAATGTTCAATTATAGGTCTTATAAAAATATTAGGTTGAATATATAAACACGATTTACCTTTTTT
The nucleotide sequence above comes from Mycoplasma zalophi. Encoded proteins:
- the dnaA gene encoding chromosomal replication initiator protein DnaA, which codes for MNSTRKINPNADLEINNTLLQQEFESTSNDPILYDSFLTLVKIIKQKDNKVFLHAPEKIRVFLEANYKEYIYRCVNEIYQDAKEIIFSSDNLLYNNELKKTQTKINVQPELTFENYTKGKFNEQALLGARTVIENQQGQIAFNPLFIYASSGLGKTHLLHAIGNELIKKGKSCLYIQPNIFIRPIIEHLKNKNQEGINKIIDDCLKYDCLMFDDVQEFGGKENTLNVLFAIINNHISENKQIIISADKTPKELGGFEERFITRFSGGITFKINNPSVEDIINIFKFKIDKELIDSNKFDDKTYKFLARNFSNSIRNIQGAVNKIKIFYINDKNFRYDSEYIKSIFKDVGTVSESVTPEKIVDTVCKYYGIERKKVIDKNRSQNIVKARRVSMWLIKDLFDIPFSDIGKMFSGQTHSSVIASVNYIDKHIKSDSTLSLAISKIKDNLKKIL